A single region of the Triticum dicoccoides isolate Atlit2015 ecotype Zavitan chromosome 2B, WEW_v2.0, whole genome shotgun sequence genome encodes:
- the LOC119364781 gene encoding zinc finger protein CONSTANS-LIKE 4-like, with amino-acid sequence MEGEEKPVVGGAYWGVGARACDSCATEAARLFCRADAAFLCAGCDARAHGAGSRHARVWLCEVCEHAPAAVTCKADAAVLCASCDADIHAANPLARRHERVPVAPFFGAAADAHKPFVSSGAQAAAEDDGSNDAEAASWLLPEPDHKDGANGATADVFFADSDHYLDLDFARSMDDIKAISVQLNGQPEIDLNGGNKGFYSDHSMNHSVSSSEAAVVPDAAAAPVVSRGREREARLMRYREKRKSRRFEKTIRYASRKAYAETRPRVKGRFAKRTGTADADALEEHEEMYSSAAAAVAALMAPGPDHDYGVDGVVPTLV; translated from the exons ATGGAGGGGGAGGAGAAGCCGGTGGTGGGCGGGGCCTACTGGGGCGTGGGCGCGAGGGCGTGCGACTCCTGCGCCACCGAGGCGGCCAGGCTCTTTTGCCGCGCCGACGCCGCGTTCCTCTGCGCCGGctgcgacgcgcgcgcgcacggcgCCGGGTCGCGCCACGCCCGGGTCTGGCTCTGCGAGGTCTGCGAGCACGCGCCCGCGGCCGTCACGTGCAAGGCCGACGCCGCCGTGCTCTGCGCCTCCTGCGACGCCGACATCCACGCCGCCAACCCGCTCGCGCGCCGGCACGAGCGCGTCCCCGTTGCGCCCTTCTTCGGCGCGGCCGCCGACGCGCACAAGCCTTTCGTGTCGTCGGGAGCCCAGGCCGCTGCCGAGGACGACGGGAGCAACGACGCCGAGGCGGCGTCGTGGCTGCTCCCCGAGCCCGATCACAAGGATGGCGCCAACGGTGCTACCGCCGACGTGTTCTTCGCGGATTCCGACCATTACCTCGACCTCGACTTCGCGCGGTCAATGGACGACATCAAGGCCATCAGCGTGCAGCTCAACGGCCAGCCCGAGATCGACCTCAACGGCGGCAACAAAGGCTTCTACTCCGACCACTCCATGAACCACAGC GTATCCTCCTCTGAGGCGGCGGTGGTCCCggacgcggcggcggcgccggtggtGAGCCGCGGGAGGGAGCGggaggcgcggctgatgcgttacaGGGAGAAGCGCAAGAGCCGGCGGTTCGAGAAGACCATCCGGTACGCGTCCCGCAAGGCGTACGCCGAGACGCGGCCGCGCGTCAAGGGCCGGTTCGCCAAGCGCACCGGCACGGCGGACGCCGACGCCCTGGAGGAGCACGAGGAGATGTACTCCTCGGCCGCGGCCGCCGTCGCCGCGCTCATGGCGCCAGGCCCCGACCACGACTACGGCGTGGACGGCGTGGTGCCGACCTTGGTGTGA